The proteins below are encoded in one region of Hordeum vulgare subsp. vulgare chromosome 3H, MorexV3_pseudomolecules_assembly, whole genome shotgun sequence:
- the LOC123443961 gene encoding single-stranded DNA-binding protein, mitochondrial: MAAATSSSLLGRRFLLLSRRFVSSPLRPLSTTSPPFSHSPEGSDAEPDPDPAPPADQGNQYRDQPRAPHTTRPLENGLDHGIYKAIMVGKVGQEPVQKRLRSGKTVVLFSLGTGGIRNNRRPLDNEEPHQYAERSSVQWHRVCIYPDRLGSLALKHVKTGSVLYLEGNLETKVFSDPITGLVRRIREIAVRGNGRFLFLGNDGNGPKIGEVKGVGYF, translated from the exons ATGgcagccgccacctcctcctccctccttggccgccgcttcctcctcctctcccgccGCTTCGTCTCTTCTCCTCTCCGCCCCTTATCCACCACATCGCCTCCGTTCTCACACTCCCCCGAGGGATCCGATGCCGAGCCCGACCCCGACCCTGCGCCACCCGCCGATCAGGGTAATCAGTACCGGGACCAGCCGAGGGCTCCCCACACCACCCGCCCCCTCGAGAATGGCCTCGACCACGGCATCTACAAG GCTATAATGGTTGGAAAGGTGGGGCAAGAGCCTGTGCAGAAGCGGCTGCGGAGTGGGAAGACCGTCGTGCTGTTCTCGCTGGGCACCGGGGGCATCCGCAACAACCGACGCCCGTTGGACAACGAGGAGCCGCACCAGTACGCCGAACGCAGCTCCGTGCAGTGGCACCGCGTATGCATCTACCCGGACAGGCTGGGTAGCCTCGCGCTGAAGCATGTCAAAACCGG GTCTGTTCTCTATTTGGAAGGAAATCTGGAGACAAAGGTGTTCTCTGATCCTATTACTGGGCTCGTTAGACGCATAAGAGAAATAGCTGTTCGTGGAAATG GTCGGTTTCTGTTTCTTGGTAATGATGGCAATGGCCCCAAGATAGGTGAAGTGAAGGGCGTTGGGTACTTCTGA
- the LOC123440022 gene encoding protein MIZU-KUSSEI 1-like, whose protein sequence is MRNIMERSPHESSFSFSRRHFKWPVLGKSSSHGATSAAAAEEGFVKIGSDKQAEDDEEASMAFSSTCRSFHSEDLVSPPPKPLKQHRKNTKLGRTAVSRLRTALAAAISGRHRQVGLGSRLTGTLYGHRRGHVHLAFQVDPRACPALLLELTAPTASLVREMASGLVRIALECERSKGASAFPGTTATGGRKLLEETVWRAYCNGKGCGYAVRRECGAADWRVLRALEPVSMGAGVIPASCGGGEGDVMYMRARFERVVGSRDSEAFYMINPDSSSSSNANSVGPELSVYLLRV, encoded by the coding sequence ATGAGAAACATCATGGAGAGAAGCCCCCAcgagtcctccttctccttctcccggaGGCACTTCAAGTGGCCGGTTCTCGGCAAGAGCAGCAGCCATGGCGCCACTAGTGCCGCCGCCGCGGAGGAAGGTTTCGTCAAGATCGGCTCGGACAAGCAGGCcgaggatgacgaggaggcgTCCATGGCTTTCTCCTCCACCTGCCGGTCCTTCCACTCGGAGGACTTGGTGTCTCCCCCGCCCAAGCCTCTCAAGCAGCACCGCAAGAACACAAAGCTGGGCCGCACGGCCGTGTCGCGCCTGCGCACCGCGCTGGCAGCGGCAATCTCCGGCCGGCACCGGCAGGTCGGCCTCGGCTCGCGGCTCACCGGCACGCTGTACGGACACCGTCGCGGGCACGTCCACCTTGCGTTCCAGGTCGACCCGCGCGCGTGCCCGGCGCTGCTGCTGGAGCTGACCGCGCCTACGGCGTCGCTGGTTCGCGAGATGGCCTCGGGCCTCGTGCGCATCGCACTCGAGTGCGAGCGCTCCAAGGGCGCCTCCGCATTCCCCGGCACCACTGCCACCGGGGGCCGGAAGCTGCTGGAGGAGACGGTGTGGCGCGCCTACTGCAACGGCAAGGGATGCGGGTACGCGGTGCGGCGCGAGTGCGGGGCCGCGGACTGGCGGGTGCTGCGCGCGCTGGAGCCCGTGTCCATGGGGGCCGGGGTCATACCGGCGTCCTGCGGTGGCGGCGAGGGCGACGTCATGTACATGCGCGCGCGGTTCGAGCGCGTGGTGGGCTCGCGCGACTCGGAGGCATTCTATATGATCAACCcggacagcagcagcagcagtaatgCCAACAGCGTCGGCCCCGAGCTTAGCGTCTACCTTCTTAGAGTTTGA